One Fibrobacter sp. UBA4297 DNA window includes the following coding sequences:
- a CDS encoding lysophospholipid acyltransferase family protein, translated as MVFVGKMMAAVFAWSAYVVLRLAGWKRGTVFANAKHVAGAFPQAIPNAFSTASRATPNVSTAVPVNYDELLFNLTRHASELLFCFGTFKRLPADFLKYPCSVDGWDFALDEAAIPVLEKMRSGGIFLTAHYGNYEAMGPWLCRLGIPLVASYIPVKPKWLNNILERKIRSVDGRSYSVDARTPRDFLRILNDGKLFCLLSDQDSRIPSALPGTFLGRPANVNPLPDFLLKHRPQTPVFICWMEERGASPEDAFLKCASLKKVRVLHAIEVERVQVASPARLASPAPSPSQSSVVNSQFNRWLEQRILENPNLWYGFTHRRFYSQTPELYGE; from the coding sequence ATGGTTTTTGTTGGTAAAATGATGGCGGCGGTTTTTGCGTGGAGCGCTTACGTGGTGCTTCGGCTTGCGGGCTGGAAGCGGGGAACTGTTTTTGCGAACGCGAAGCATGTGGCCGGCGCATTTCCACAAGCGATTCCGAACGCGTTTTCTACAGCGTCGAGAGCGACTCCCAATGTGTCGACTGCCGTGCCTGTCAATTACGACGAACTCTTGTTTAACTTGACTCGCCATGCAAGCGAACTTTTATTCTGCTTCGGAACCTTCAAGCGGTTGCCCGCGGACTTCTTGAAGTACCCGTGTAGCGTGGACGGCTGGGATTTTGCGCTTGACGAGGCTGCCATTCCGGTGCTTGAAAAAATGCGGAGCGGTGGAATCTTTTTGACGGCTCATTACGGCAATTATGAAGCGATGGGGCCGTGGCTTTGTCGACTTGGAATTCCGCTTGTCGCAAGTTATATACCCGTGAAGCCCAAGTGGCTTAATAACATTCTTGAACGCAAAATCCGTTCGGTCGATGGCCGGAGTTATTCCGTGGATGCCCGGACACCTCGTGATTTTTTGCGGATTCTGAATGACGGAAAACTTTTCTGCCTGCTTTCGGATCAGGATTCACGCATCCCGAGCGCACTCCCGGGAACATTTCTCGGTCGCCCCGCGAACGTGAATCCGCTGCCAGATTTTCTGCTCAAGCACCGTCCGCAAACGCCTGTTTTTATCTGTTGGATGGAGGAGCGCGGCGCATCTCCGGAAGATGCATTTCTGAAATGCGCATCTTTAAAAAAAGTTCGTGTGCTCCATGCGATTGAGGTAGAACGCGTGCAGGTCGCATCCCCCGCGCGTCTTGCTTCCCCCGCGCCGTCTCCTTCGCAATCGAGCGTCGTCAACTCTCAATTCAACAGGTGGCTTGAACAACGTATCCTTGAAAATCCGAATCTCTGGTACGGCTTCACGCACCGCCGATTCTACAGCCAAACGCCGGAACTTTACGGCGAATAG